One window from the genome of Myxococcales bacterium encodes:
- a CDS encoding FAD-dependent oxidoreductase gives MAAGESKLPLNEFLDQELAAAARANSRRNFLKSSAAMVAATMILPSLGCGPKAGLRTAGRAQTKRIAIIGGGIAGLNALHHLSKAGVQATVYEASKRTGGRMYTAQEIMGPGTWTELGGEFIDTTHADMWALAKEFKLELMDYLQASEEALTGEAFFFDGKHKTIRDVVAEFIKFAPKLKADIESLPDGIDWKTTDANAIRLDKTSLADYLTSIGATGWAGTLIGNCYESEYGLSPGDQSALNLLLLISPDVHGGHISWFGESDERYKTRGGNQAFPDALAKQYAANIRLEHALATIAPTEAGGYRLGFAGQPETVDADFVVMAIPFTKLRQLDLTALALPAQKLQCITELGYGTNAKLMLGQTKHHWRGKGYRGLVYADNGVPNGWDNAQLQTPDDGAAGLSILFGGKPGMDVGEGTSAEQRDVFLAKWEQIYPGAKAHHNDKHARMHWPTYPHALGSYVCPRPGQYTTLSGWEQTPVGNLLFAGEHCGGEFAGFMNGAAKSGREAAEELIARLDAGATTAAAVDAKA, from the coding sequence ATGGCCGCCGGCGAATCAAAGCTGCCGTTAAATGAGTTTCTCGACCAAGAACTCGCGGCCGCCGCGCGTGCAAATTCGCGGCGAAATTTTCTCAAGTCATCAGCGGCCATGGTCGCCGCAACCATGATCTTGCCCTCGCTAGGCTGTGGACCCAAGGCCGGGTTGCGCACCGCTGGGCGCGCGCAAACCAAACGCATTGCAATTATCGGCGGCGGCATTGCGGGCCTTAATGCCTTACATCACCTCAGCAAGGCCGGCGTGCAGGCGACGGTTTACGAGGCGTCAAAGCGCACCGGCGGCCGCATGTATACGGCGCAGGAAATCATGGGGCCTGGCACGTGGACCGAGCTGGGCGGCGAATTCATCGACACCACCCATGCGGACATGTGGGCACTCGCCAAGGAATTTAAACTTGAGCTCATGGATTACTTGCAAGCCTCCGAAGAGGCGCTAACCGGCGAAGCGTTCTTCTTCGATGGCAAACACAAAACGATCCGCGATGTCGTCGCCGAATTCATAAAGTTCGCGCCAAAGCTCAAGGCCGACATCGAAAGCCTGCCCGACGGCATCGACTGGAAGACCACCGACGCCAACGCGATCCGCCTCGACAAGACCAGCCTCGCCGACTACCTGACCTCGATCGGCGCCACGGGTTGGGCGGGGACGCTGATCGGCAACTGCTACGAATCCGAGTACGGCCTATCGCCAGGCGACCAGTCGGCGCTCAACTTGCTCCTCCTCATCTCGCCCGATGTTCACGGCGGCCACATTTCGTGGTTTGGCGAAAGCGACGAGCGTTACAAGACGCGCGGCGGCAACCAAGCCTTTCCCGACGCGCTCGCCAAACAATATGCGGCGAATATTCGTCTTGAGCATGCGCTCGCGACGATTGCGCCAACCGAGGCCGGCGGCTATCGCCTTGGCTTTGCCGGCCAGCCCGAGACCGTCGACGCAGATTTTGTCGTCATGGCGATTCCCTTCACTAAGCTGCGGCAGCTCGATCTGACGGCGCTGGCGTTGCCGGCGCAGAAACTTCAATGCATCACCGAGCTCGGCTACGGCACCAACGCGAAGCTCATGCTCGGCCAAACCAAGCACCATTGGCGCGGCAAAGGCTATCGCGGCCTGGTGTACGCGGATAACGGCGTACCCAACGGTTGGGACAATGCGCAGCTGCAGACGCCCGACGATGGCGCCGCGGGCCTGTCGATCTTGTTTGGTGGCAAGCCCGGCATGGACGTTGGCGAGGGAACGTCTGCAGAGCAGCGCGACGTATTCTTGGCGAAGTGGGAGCAAATATATCCCGGCGCCAAGGCGCACCACAACGACAAGCACGCGCGCATGCACTGGCCAACCTACCCGCATGCGCTTGGCAGCTACGTGTGCCCGCGCCCCGGCCAATACACGACGCTCTCGGGCTGGGAGCAAACGCCGGTGGGCAATTTACTTTTCGCGGGCGAACACTGCGGCGGTGAATTTGCCGGCTTTATGAATGGCGCCGCCAAGAGCGGTCGAGAGGCCGCCGAGGAGCTTATTGCCCGCCTCGACGCGGGCGCGACGACGGCCGCAGCGGTTGACGCTAAGGCTTAA